GGCTTCAAGTGGAGAAACGTGTTTTAACGCGAAGCAATGAGGCTGTTACTACCTCTGTGTAAAGCCTTTTCCCCTTGTCTACAAGAGACTTTGGATCCAACGCTTCTTGTCCTTTGACACAGCCAACATCATTTTAAAGTGAGAAAAGGTAATATTCATGAAACAGACAAACAATTATTGCCTACGCCTAGATTAAATACCGTTTTATTTACAACTAGGGCGGCTTAAATGACGTTTTTCTGTCGCTCAGAACATAGCGAATAAAAcgtttggaaatttttaaatcaaaatatataTCCTGTAGGCTTTCTACGGCTCCTTCGAAACAGCTCTGAACACTggtgaaatatttcttcaacTGTTTTGATCTCATTTCAACACATGGTCGTTCTTTGTTTcctaattttttctcttttcagctACTTTTGACTGAGCACATTTCAGTTGCCGAGGGAAATCATGAAAACAGCgagttttattatcattttggtCACCGCCTGCATGGTTTCACAACTGGCACGTTCCGCCAACCAGTCAGTAAGTTTTTCGCCGGAAGCGAAAGAGTTCGATTCAATTATAACTACATTTCATGAGAATACTTTCGAACTGAAATATCGAAGGCTTTCTATGAATCTATCTGGAAACTAGGATTCAGTTAATAAACCCTCTTCTATCGCAATTTGCGAATCATTGTAAATCATCATTTTCTAAAGTCTTTAACTATGGACTggtcaatggggtgatggcttgtGCGTCTAACGCTTAAAATTTTGGACATTCTAAAGCTAATCGCTAACCCCAAATCATGACAAAACGACACATGAAacattttagagagaaaaataattcacaaaTAACATTTTGAACGACTTACGGTTAAAATTGGTCAATTTGTACGCCGTacggctaaatattttggccgccttacggctaatggttaaccCCAATGAGACTCTCGTATGGAATAAGTCATTGGAAATTTAAATTCACAACGGGGAGAATATAAGATGTATACCTAGAGTCCTAGCTTCTGTCAacgaaagttttatttttcgtcACTTCTGCTTCATTGAGGGGATATTTCTTAGGCCTACATGCTCAAACCCTTTCCACAGATTAGAAACTTTcaagcgtaaaaaaaaaaaaaaaaggaaaaatgctgAAAGTCAGCTGGAAATTTTCAGAACATGATACCCGAGATTTTTCTCCCTCAAAGTGGTAGAATTTGAGCGTTTTCATGTTATGTcattttatgtcaaaatttcGTCGGTTTTCTTGTTGGGCCCACCAAGGCCACCAATATGTATATTTGTTTGAATAAATGTTAAGTTTCAGTGAATCAATTATCCCCATCAGAcattaatcttaaaaaattcaacaaaagtCAAAAGTTTCGCATTAAAATTTCGTTAATAAGGCATAAAAAGTAGAACAGAGACCTGAAATTGGCATCCACGCTAAAATATCTTTTAACGCATCTACAGGCGAGTAAAATACAATACAATGCAGTTTCTGGTCATGAAGGAAAAGGAGGGTCTTTATAAGTTTTTTACGTTTCACATCTAAATTTTCTTATTTCGAGCTTACTTAAAAACACTTTCTCCAAATTTCACCTATTGATCTTATTTTAAAGGCCAAGTCTCCAAGCTGTCCCTCCACTGGCTGTAGTGGCGTCCCTGGTGTCCCTGGGGTTCCAGGGCTCAATGGGAGAGATGGAAAAAATGGTAGAAATGGGGCTAAGGGGGAAAAAGGACCTGAGGGGGCACCGGGAAAGATGGGCCCTAAGGGTCCTGCGGGTATCAAAGGCGAGCCAGGTGCCAAAGGAGAACCCGGTGCCCAGGTCTCTGGTCAGAAAAACTGGAAACAATGCGCATGGAAAAATATTAATGATGGGAGAAACTATGGACTAATAAAGGTAAGGAAACAACGAATTTCATGTTGGTTATTCTTTCAGCAGGAAAGCAGCTGCAGAAGCAAGTCAGGCCTCAACGACTTTATTATTTTGTGCAAAGTGAGATGAAGTGTTTACAGTCAGTGTGTTGGGGGTTCTAGGAGTGTTAAATCGATATGTTTAAAGCTGTAATTCTTATTCAATCAGAAAACTAAAAAGCGCTCGGAATCTGCCTGTCGCCATATGGTGTTCCATAAACTTATTCAGGAGTAAACAACTtcctaaaaaaatcaacagcAAAGTATATCTATCTCGTTTTTTGATCGTCCATCTATTTATCAACTAATTCATTATACttattttcatctatttttctAGGACTGCTCTTTTGTTAAGCAGCATTCTGCTACGGCCTTGAAAGTCGAGTACAATGGTGATTTCAGAATAGCCTTTTGCTGGGAATGCTGCAAGCGCTGGTACTTTACTTTCAATGGCGTGGAATGCAAAGGTCCCCTCGCCATCGATGGTATCTATCATATTCAAGCGAACCACGGTAGAAAAGACTACAACATTCACAAAGTAACTCATATTGCAGGCTATTGTAAGGGAATTCCTAGAGGCATCGTGAAAGTTGGAATCAACGTCGGAGACTGTGTGGGGAAGGAATCAGGATCTGATGCTTACACAGGGTGGAATTCTTTCACTCGCATTATGATCGAGGAAGTCCCTCCACCACAGAAGTAGCTGAAGGATTACACAGAATCCAAACGGAGACAACGCCTTGGAAAGATTAGCTACTATGGTTTAGTTTGGGTGACGCTTAATAGCTTTTGGTGTAATAAGGTGAAGGAAATAACTGCTTCATTGGGAATTTgggaataaaaatgttttccaaaacaCGAGTCGTTTAGCTTGATTATCCAACTGTGCTTTTAGGGTGATTTAAAATGGTTTCGTTTTACTGAACACACCACTTTTACATGAAGGATCGTTACCCCCAccaatttttcattcaaataaagTTTACTCGCTGAAAATGGCACAAAAAAAGGCCACCTATTTCTCAACAAGTCACGGGAATTTTTTGTGGAACCCAAATATTTGTGATTGAGTTGTGATCAGCATCAAGATTCATTTTTCTGCGACGAGATTAGATGCCTTATAGCCTTCAATTGATTCGCAGACACTCACCGCTCTCTGATAATCCAATTTCATATCAGAGTAAAAGTAAGTCAAAGATCAAGtccaaccctccccccccctctaTGAAATATTTGGTCATTGCTCTGACGACTGAGTTTGAAGAACACTTGTCACGAACTGATGCTCAGACTCTATCCGCATTGTTATTAGCCATTTTGAATTGCGCTATTGGTCCTAGACTCCCATACCCAGTTTCTCCTTCCTGTTTCCAagtttttctttcccagttCCCTGCTCCCCGATCCCCGTTCTCCGTTCTTGATTTTAGTATCGTGCGTGCTAAGATTTAGTGACACTGACTTTGTTTAACTATTATAACAATATTAGCTATACTAGGTCGTCGTCTTAATTATTTGTGGCAAGCTTTTAATGCCTTTTTTAAATGCTTCTGTaaacctaaaaataaaatactggTTTAATTAGGCGTCATTTCAAACGACGACTGATTTagttcacaaagaaaaaaattatcaaatgagCGGTTTATTTACCACAATGTTCCAACCtttcttaaggcctatttacacggcacgactttgtcgcatgcgacaagcttacgacaggcctacgacatgacttaagagtcgtaagcgagttgtaggtttgatttacacgaaacaattcgtgtcgtaagcctgtcgtaagcttgtcgcatgcgacaaagtcgtaccgtgtaaataggcccttactCAATCACTTTATCACAAGTATAACTAGGTTCAGTCGCCAGCGGTGTTTCGGTGCACCCATAATCCTCTCCGCACTCGGAGCGAATCGTGCACCGAAAATCCACCGTTGGAGACTGAGCCTATGCTGTAATCAACTCAGCTAACTTAAAGGAAATtgataaagaggaaaattttccaCCTTCATCAAACGAGAAAGTGTGAATCAATCTTAGAGCACGATTAACTATGAAAAATACTTTGGCTTTCTGAGCATAATCAACTTTGATAGTTTCTTACTTCACTCTATGAATAATGAAATGTTACCATCTTAAAAAACCTGTATAGGGAATCAAGTTTATAAGAAATTGATATTAAATTTAAGTTTACATGGTAAATAAGTCAATAAATCATTGATTGAGCTTTTCACTGGAGGTTTGGTACGATTCTTAATCTGATTTTGAAGCTTTCCTTGTTTCACCAGGAAAACCTGTCACAGAGAATGAGAAAATAAAGCTACGATTAACTTTTCGGTACTAATTTTGTTACCAACCCCACTATCTTAGTCTGCACTTCAGGTTAcgcaccaaattttttttttccacgcaGATTTATGTCCCAAGTGTGAAACTTGGATACTTATAATTTGTCTGGGCTCAAATAGAGagggtaattttaatttaaaaagtttagaaAATTCAATTTAGTGAGGGCCACATTGAATTATGGCCTGTTAAATTATTGACTTATCATAGCGCACGTAATAACTGGGAGGTATAAATACTATCTCTGACCAGTTGTTAAAACGTTGGCCTCTAAACTTTCAACTGTGACTTTGTAATTCCGAATCTCTTTATAATGAAAGTCTTTTTTTACAATCTGGTTAAtcagattttaattaaaaactttcatGGTTAAGAGGTCCAGGAAGTCCCTAAGTTTCATTCCGAATGAGGGCCCTTCTTCCTTCTGTGAtaaaaatccaagatggcggatgaTCACTCACTCCTACCCAGCAGTCCTATCAGGCCCTAACCCTTAGGGTACCCCCCTCAGAATCCTCCGTTTAAATGTTACTTTTctcagtatttgtttttttatcagtgATGAAGGGTACGGTGCTAATTCGCCGTGCAAAAAAtcttaatatttaaaatatattaattatattatttgTTTACCTGTTAATTTGGCAAACTCTCTAGCATCACTGGCAAACTTCAGCTTCTCTGTGACGAGCAGACTGTAAGAGACATTCAAGAGTAAATATCTCTGCTTCCTCATTCTATAAAACAAAGTGCACTTGCAATGCTTTTAAACCAATTTCTTCACCACAAATGGATTCTCAGTTTTAACCTTAGCGATTAACAAATGGCATCAATAGCTGTGATAGTATAACAAATGGAAATTGGTTTTTGCTTACCTAAAgaatttctctctcttctccTTAACTGCCGTCTGTGCGAACCATGAAGGCTCACACAGAATGATACGGAGGACTTGATTTTCAAAGCTATCAAAAACCCAAGTAAGTTTTAAGAATGTTTAGAGAGACGGAAGAAGCGCaattattatattttaatttggtaCTTTTCTTTTCGGGTATTTATGGCGGAAAACTTTGTCACTTATTATCGATCCCAGGAACTGACCGTTCTTAACAAGAGTTTTAGGTACCTTTACGGCAATTTTCTATTCACATATAGTTTAAAACAAAACTCGATCTTACAAAATTTGAGCACATCATTGTCACAGGAAACAAGACTGTCTCAAAACTCACCGACTGCAAATCCTGTCCAGGATTTCTCCGCTCCAGTCGGACAGGTATGTTGTGTTGTTGTCTGAATTCTTGTACACAATTATGAGTGGCTCGCTTGAACCTTTAAGCACTGTGGCAATAGCATCAGGAATGCAACTGTATTTACAAcagagaaggaaaacaaaaataaaatgacaccACAGTCTAActggaaatgttttaaaagaaaaaggctTTGGCCTGGAGACTGTGATTTGTGGCCCACCGTCATTAACAACTTGTATAGAAATAACTCCACCAATGAAAGTAAACCTCTGAATCAGAACTTTTATCCAGTTAATACCGCTCTTCCTTCCTTTACAGATCTAATATTACATTATGCACAGGtcacccccaccccacccccgacacacacacacacccaacCTTTGAATGACACCAACACTTACTTGAGGCTCATGTCGTCAATAGTCTCATTCAGAGCGGAGCTGTACAATGTGAACCaatgaaaacctttttcatGAAAGCCTGGAAAAAAGcgataaacattgaaaatattttccctGTCTAAGTTCGATACATAACCGCttaaacacacacaaaaaaattacagtgcAGTACTTTTATTTTGCAGTCTCCTCAGAAACCCTTGCTTTTTCTTGTAATGCTCTTTGTTAAAGGGTTTCCGCCTCTTGAAAAGGTcctttaaaaacatgtttttttaatataccTTCGTAATGAAGACAGGATGGAAGTTCTTTCTCCAGAATTGTATTATTTTCTCGTTCGCCTTCCTTCTTTACATCACATTTCTCTTCTAGATCTTCGGTATCTTTACCGACCCTTCTTGCAACTTCCTCGTTGTTTTCCACTCGCTTACTGTAGGTAactgaaatagaaaaacaaaaaataattaacctgatgacttttaaaattttatcaatatttattACTAACTACAGCTTTATACAAAACGATCAATACTCAAAACTAAAGCGTTTTTTGTTTGAGTGTCGTGAGACTGAAACCTAAATAATCACAATAGCTTatcgaaataaaaagagaaattggGTACccttttgaatctgattggttgagagggagGCACCAATTTTCTACGCCAATCACAGCGCGAAGCGAAACAAAACCAGCGCAGTGCCGGATTACTTTCTacaatgaaaggaaaattacaCAAAACGTACCGAGTTCAGGGACACTATCCTCATAAAGGTCTTTGGCGCCCATTAGCCATATTAGAGTACTAGGCACTACATCAGGGGCATACCATCCTGTGGTGTAAATTTTCGGTGTAACAGACCACACCCTGGGTGTAGCAGAGCTGCTGCTAGAAGTATGGAGCTTGTTATTTTTGCTGTGAACATCTTTCAGAGACGACACCACGTACTTTTGGCCCTTGGCCGTCTGGATAATGACatcaaaaacaatcaaagtaAAGGGCGttttacacaaaataaaacatcCAAATATCAGTCAAAACGTTTGGCAGGTTGCAAGTTAACTGCAGATTTGGAACCCGAACTGAAAGTTATTGGCTTATGAATAAAGTTTCTGTCGATCCGTAAATCTGTCTATCTATGGTCAAAAGTTCTTGAAGCGTCAATAAATGTTTACCCGCTGAAAAAAAGATACCAACCTTTTTTCTTCTGAAGACTTTTGGAACACGGTGATTGTCACCGCTAAAAGCGCATCCCATTTTCAAGTGTAAGAACTCACAAAAAGTTAACAGAGGAATATATCCCGCGAGTTGCCCCAGACAATCAAAATTACTCTTGGAATTCTTTTGCAAATCTCTCGTTGAAGTTGTACAACTCCTTTATGACGTTAGAGCACGCGCGTGTGCCAGTAGTTCGAAGAAAAtgttgattggttgaaaaattgtAATGCTTAGCGTAGGTTCGTCTTGAGTGCACAAGTTACTATTTTATTATATATAAAAATTCATTCAGCTAAGAACGTTTTTATCAATTGCTCTTGTTGTCCCGAGTTTCTAATCTTTTATATGATAGGAAGTAGAACAGGTTTGAGAACGGGGAAAATTACTCGATCGATACAGTCATGATAATTGCTGTAGCAATGGAGTTGTTTGAGCTCTTCCTCTCGGGATCGCCTGGAATGAGGGCCAAGAAAATTTTCATGAGCGCACAATGCAATCAGAAGGGAAACACAATGGCTCACTGTTCGTCCAGTAATATATACACAAGATTTTTGGGTCGTTCAGTCTCtcaaatttacatttaaggCTCCGTAATTTAAATCCGACACCGTTCCCCCAAAATTtataaaagttatgaaaacgTGCCTTACATTACATGACCCCAAACTCGATAAGCGTTTTCATTGGCGAGTTGTAACAACTCCTAATAGTGGAAATTCTATAGACTAGCATAGGGAAGTTAACACTTGAACTCCCATAGATTTTTTCTCAAAGTGCCTAAAGTCTTGAATGTAGAGTCGGGTTCAAAAAGCTTCTTAGAATGTGCGAATGAAAAGCGCAAAAGCGGGATGATAGCTAATCAGTGTATTAAAGATTAGTcgatattttgatatttctttgaGAGTTTTGATATTGTGATGCCGTTTTCATATATTATGATTTTTATAAGGTCTTCGTATTTTGACCCACATGATCTGTCGTGATTTATAGGTATTGTCTCGATCTTTTTATGTTtgcaaactgaaaattatttgcTGATATCTTGATATGAATACGAGgttttaatattttgatatgaaataaatgtcaTATAGGTTTTATTTTGAATGAAagttaattaattatttcatttcgaTTACAATAGACGCGCAGTTGGCTATTTGAAGAACTTAGACAACGAGGCAATTACCGATCTATTTGTATGTGAGATGTTTTCGCTCTATGTTTGACATGGCTAACATAAATTATAGAGATTATGACTACTCAGTCTAAAATCCTCTGGAGAAGGGCATTTACGTCAAGGAAAGTTGAAGTGGCTACAACTCAGTAAATATTCATCATGGAAGTACCTTGCAAAACGTCCAATTCAGTCTTACTTTCAGTTTCATTCCGCTTCCTTTTAGCCAAGCGGATGAGGTTGTTATTTAACTTTTACAAAGCGACCGAAAAGGGATTGAAATGAGGACTGCTCAAAAACATTTGGTTCTCTTACAGTTTTCATCTCTGTGGCCGGGTGTTTCCAAAcattataattataacaaatcaattttgatattcaagAAGCGCAACCGTTTTACTGCGTCAAATATTACAACTTTCCAGCCAATCAGTATCCTCTCCGAACCACTGAGGTCCACTGACACGTGCGCATGCTCTTCCGTCATGAAGGAGATGTAGGGGTTCAATTCGAGATTTGCATAGGAACTCCAATAGTTATTTTGATTGGCAGGTTTATTGggattgtatttatttttttacctctcTGTGGATTTTTATACTTAAAAATGGTGCACTTTTAGCGCCAGTGCCCTAAGAGTCCCTCGGTCATTTGCGTATTGACACGTCCTTAGCACAGTAAGGTCTTTGACTGAATTTGTGAAGTTTAGTCAAGGCGGAGATTTTAGCCACAGTTTTCTTGTTGAAAATTCAGACTTTAATTGCCATTGACGttttttgaaaataagtttcaaCAGATGCATTCACgttaggaaagttttaaatggtTATAAGCTTGTTAAATTGAGTATGGTGTACTCTGCATAACGGTCTATTTTCCGGAAATGAGCGATCGGAGATTCTTTTTTCGCTAAAATTGTGTTGACGGGCCTGTATAACTTTAATATTATAGAACTGATAGTCTCTGTTACTCTGTATAATTTTCGAGCGTGAATAATAGACAGCATGTTATTCGAGACAGCTTTGTTCAAAGTGTCAAGAGTTCGAGACGATATTGTAAACAAATAGAAACGgcgagaaattttaaaaaagatataaaGCACGCGCGTGAATTCCGTAAAATTTGAAGTCATTGCGGCGAACCCTTGTATTTTGGACAGACCACTGGCCACGCCTTACTCTTCTTGAACCGACAATTTCATTTCGCGTTATATATTTTACTGGATTTCGTTCAAGCAAATGTCGGTATGATTGCGGTTCCCTTCAGTCAGTTCAAAGTCTGACAAGGGAAAGTTACCGGCTTGACATGTGGCTATAGACGAGTTCGTGAATTCCCAGTTATATTTTCAATTGCTTGATGCTGAtttttctactaaacatttccttgttttgaTCAAATTACACGCTATATTCGAGTATGCGGGCACAGAAAAAGATCAGTCAtctttttaactaaaaattgcAACTAAAAATTGTAATGCTAGTCTTATTGATAGACTCTTTTGTGTACCTGTCGCAAGTTTAACTGgatcttttgtttatttaatacgTCTTTCACATGCATATTGCTTCAAGGACTGTAACATGTTTTCTCGCGAAGCAGTGAGGCTGTGCTAAAGATAGACTTATGGATCCTACATAAATGCCCTCCGTGTAAAGCCGTTTTACCTTGTCTACGAGAGCGTTTGGACCTAACACTTCTTGTTCTCTAACACACCCAATCATCATTTTAAAGCGAAGAAAGGTAATCCTTACATGAAAGATGACTTAAGAGACGAACAATCATCGCCTGCAACTAGATTAGATAATGTTTAATTCACAACAGAGGCGGCTAACAGACCGCTCTGATTCAAAACATTGCGAAACAAACGTTTGGAACGCTGGATTAACAAGACACACGTCCTACTGGCTTTTATTCCTTCGAAACACCTCTGAGCCTCTCTCTCCAAcgatgttgaattttttttatctcatttaaACACGTTTGGTCCTCATAATTTGCCTTCATTTTTCTTCTCAGCTTGTTTTGACTGAGTACATTTCAGTTACCAAGGAAAAAGCATGAAAACTGCCAGTTTAATAATCATTGTGTTCACCGCCTGCATGGTTTCGCAACTGGCGCTTTCCGTCAACCAGTCGGTAAGTGTCACGCCAAGGCGGCAGAGTTCGATTCAATTATATTTACATCTCATGTGAaatcttctcttctcttttctgatGACATTGAACACAAAATAGGAACGCGTTAAGATTGTGTCGAAGTATAAAACCATGCCTCCTAAGAAGTCGAAATATTACTTATTCAGTTTTCAATCTTCATTTATTTGGAGCTCTCTCTGTCCTAACGaagcttttttatttgtaaataaatatctGAAACATCTTTCATATGAAGTAGCGACTTCCGCGTCAGCTAATAAACACACATTCGcctaaaaagttaaaataataatataaagtTTTTATTCTCTTGTTGAAACGAAAACCATTTTAAAACCTACTAGCATTTCAAGGTGCGCCTCAACTAAACTAAGTTTCAGTATTTGGCTACTTCGTTTTATCTCAGTTTGTATATCATCGAATTAATAAATCCAAAACTCGGAAAGATTTGGAAGATCTCAACAATAAGAGAACtcctttgaaattgaaattgataGGGTTCATCTATATCTTGGAGTTCTTTTATAGTGGGTCATCGAGGATTTTGTCGGTTTTC
This region of Pocillopora verrucosa isolate sample1 chromosome 3, ASM3666991v2, whole genome shotgun sequence genomic DNA includes:
- the LOC131772337 gene encoding collagen triple helix repeat-containing protein 1-like, encoding MKTASFIIILVTACMVSQLARSANQSAKSPSCPSTGCSGVPGVPGVPGLNGRDGKNGRNGAKGEKGPEGAPGKMGPKGPAGIKGEPGAKGEPGAQVSGQKNWKQCAWKNINDGRNYGLIKDCSFVKQHSATALKVEYNGDFRIAFCWECCKRWYFTFNGVECKGPLAIDGIYHIQANHGRKDYNIHKVTHIAGYCKGIPRGIVKVGINVGDCVGKESGSDAYTGWNSFTRIMIEEVPPPQK